A single window of Tuberibacillus sp. Marseille-P3662 DNA harbors:
- a CDS encoding AEC family transporter, which translates to MTILEIFNVIIPVIVIIIIGVIVGKCLKVDTKPISDLCLYVFSPALFFHSVVTSQLNLLDLGRIALFAFVVLGLFDVLVRILGAIFKTSRSNINALLLASSFPNSGNYGLPIIMFAFGQAGVAVAIIYMVVQSFLMNSVGVFYASQSAENGAKKALMNILKMPGFTAIILAILIKIVHFQVPESIMDPIELLGQAAIPTLLTLLGVTLSTISINKAKAFISLASAFKLMVFPCIALLVIDFFYPFDSLPSKVLILEAATPTAATATLLSIKFDMKSEYVSSALFFSTLLSMVTIPLLLFIL; encoded by the coding sequence ATGACAATCCTAGAAATTTTTAATGTGATTATTCCTGTTATTGTTATTATTATCATCGGCGTCATTGTAGGCAAATGTTTAAAAGTTGACACTAAGCCGATCTCTGATTTATGTTTATATGTCTTTAGTCCGGCTTTGTTTTTTCACTCCGTGGTGACCTCGCAGCTAAATTTACTGGATTTGGGCAGAATCGCCTTATTTGCATTTGTTGTCTTAGGTCTATTTGATGTGCTTGTCCGAATATTAGGTGCGATATTTAAAACAAGTCGTTCTAATATTAATGCGCTGCTCTTGGCTAGTTCATTTCCGAATTCAGGTAATTATGGATTGCCGATTATCATGTTTGCCTTCGGTCAGGCAGGTGTCGCTGTCGCCATTATTTATATGGTTGTCCAATCGTTCCTTATGAATTCCGTTGGGGTTTTCTATGCTTCCCAGAGTGCTGAAAACGGCGCCAAAAAAGCTCTAATGAACATTCTAAAGATGCCGGGATTCACAGCCATTATTTTGGCTATTCTCATTAAGATCGTCCATTTCCAAGTCCCTGAATCGATCATGGATCCTATTGAACTATTGGGTCAAGCGGCGATCCCCACTTTACTAACCTTACTAGGAGTGACGCTATCAACGATTAGTATCAATAAGGCTAAAGCCTTTATCAGCTTGGCGAGTGCCTTTAAATTGATGGTATTTCCGTGCATAGCACTCCTTGTTATTGACTTTTTTTATCCTTTCGATTCGTTGCCGAGTAAAGTACTTATTTTAGAAGCCGCAACTCCGACAGCCGCGACCGCTACATTATTATCCATTAAATTTGACATGAAGTCTGAGTACGTATCGAGTGCTTTATTTTTCTCAACTTTACTTAGTATGGTCACGATCCCTTTATTACTTTTTATATTATGA
- a CDS encoding zinc metallopeptidase, which yields MFFHPMDILIIIAFGLALWAQYKVKNNFNEWSEVAASSHMSGAETARRMLDQNGLHHIPIEPVQGALSDHYDPIKKVVRLSEPVYYGHSIASISVASHEIGHAIQDKESYSMLVLRHKIFPVANFSSGVAPFMLIGGFLLQQSSLIGLGIILFSLAVAFQVVTLPVEFNASARAKRWIVTEGIIEKQERTGVNKVLNAAALTYVASMLIALLELIKYIMIFTQTNDD from the coding sequence ATGTTTTTTCACCCTATGGATATTTTAATTATCATTGCCTTCGGGCTTGCCTTATGGGCTCAATATAAAGTTAAAAACAATTTTAATGAATGGTCAGAGGTTGCTGCATCATCGCACATGTCTGGAGCGGAAACGGCAAGGCGCATGCTTGATCAAAACGGTCTTCATCATATTCCGATTGAACCCGTTCAAGGTGCTTTATCCGACCATTATGATCCAATCAAAAAAGTCGTCCGCTTATCTGAACCCGTTTACTATGGTCATTCGATCGCATCCATCTCTGTAGCGTCCCATGAAATTGGTCACGCCATTCAGGATAAAGAAAGTTACAGTATGCTTGTTCTGCGTCATAAAATCTTCCCTGTAGCTAATTTTAGTTCGGGGGTAGCCCCTTTTATGTTGATTGGTGGTTTCTTGCTACAACAATCGTCTCTCATTGGGTTAGGGATTATTCTTTTCTCCCTCGCCGTTGCATTTCAAGTCGTCACGCTGCCCGTTGAATTCAATGCCAGCGCTCGCGCCAAACGTTGGATTGTTACTGAAGGTATCATTGAAAAGCAAGAGAGAACCGGTGTGAATAAGGTCCTTAACGCCGCAGCTTTAACCTATGTCGCATCCATGCTGATTGCTCTTTTGGAGTTGATCAAATATATTATGATCTTCACGCAAACAAATGACGATTAA
- a CDS encoding AAA family ATPase, translating to MRPVEMTISGLHSFREKQTIDFDTLCQGGVFGIFGPTGSGKSTLLDAMTLALYGKVERAMNNTKGILNHGEQQLTVTLTFELGLNESKRYRVERVYKEAKTGGLQIGSCRMLDVTGEATVLADKERDVTQLVQNLLGLTHDDFTRAVVLPQGKFAEFLTLKGAERRRMLQRLFHLERYGDRLNDTIRGRLQDYQSRYSNVEAEMNGLGDASKATLDHVKTQYDAANEKYQQAYKQLTTTEQEYERKKQRYQWTNERDALQEKQTSLLEQQKKIETLKHSLSQAEEAEQLKPYVQDVDHINEEIKQLEQDMRALEREYQHRKTQEQESSKQFTEARDRRSEQEPQLQATIQQLNQAQQIAHELTVNQRTLSDEQQKLTALDKTVDSYQKRYDSKQQALDEANRKVKQIQDAIQKAAITPEHREHLRQASEDRKAIMALKEQYTALKKDKHQYEEQLTALDQTIRQYQKQLESSAAELTRVYDRCLNLYHSVANTQEQLLVDKDWIGQRRHIDQQQADKVKEKHLVTQLIHRLQDGEPCPVCGAEHHPDPAHVDEESRDIESLLERLEEADRYTTNINEVLPKLEALKERLEDMAQQLTDIDVNASQDTHAAAADDDDESPYSHRDRVNHAQGLLDQFKPLQQDVLQLNEQLKTVYQQEQHHRQGLTSTETKRQTVAVEEEKVQAKLVELKDISLSRFKTWQEQYGYTSFDELDEDLQTVQKQDARHEQLQKQLQDTQNHVEQERQALDDVTRAKNQATSERTGMATRIEEIEKTIVQQTERYEALTATPVADLEQVLTDTKQSVEQMKQREQYTYEQWQEAQQQRFAAEKSYSNQKSAYDDALKRKEAHDQKLIQALKAGGFASRSDAETVMLSEQDKTSMKQQIEAYEKEWHVVQSELKKQDDLLGHERITQEQFTEVSERLETLKSEYATIGQDVATLKSEWERLSEKHQRYQELETQKRELEQQLDQIKQLQSIFKGNSFVEYIAQEQLMHISRDASQRLGQLTRQRYALEVDVDGGFIIRDDANGGIRRPVSSLSGGETFLTSLALALALSGQIQLRGETPLQFFFLDEGFGTLDHELLDTVVTALEKLQTNNMAIGVISHVPELQQRLPRKLVVHPSEPSGRGTQVELAVL from the coding sequence ATGCGCCCGGTTGAAATGACGATTTCCGGTCTTCATAGTTTTAGAGAAAAACAGACGATTGACTTTGATACTTTGTGTCAAGGAGGCGTATTCGGGATTTTTGGTCCGACGGGGAGCGGCAAATCCACGCTGCTTGATGCGATGACCTTGGCTTTATATGGAAAAGTTGAACGTGCGATGAATAATACGAAAGGGATTCTTAATCACGGTGAACAGCAGTTGACCGTCACATTGACATTTGAACTGGGTTTAAATGAATCGAAGCGTTACCGTGTTGAACGTGTTTATAAAGAAGCGAAAACCGGCGGCTTGCAAATCGGCAGTTGTCGTATGCTTGATGTCACCGGTGAGGCGACTGTTCTAGCGGATAAAGAGCGCGATGTGACCCAGTTAGTTCAAAATCTCCTCGGACTAACGCATGATGACTTTACAAGGGCTGTTGTTCTTCCACAAGGGAAATTTGCTGAATTCTTGACGTTAAAAGGGGCCGAACGCCGCCGAATGCTGCAACGCCTCTTTCATTTGGAACGTTATGGCGATCGTCTGAATGATACGATCCGAGGTCGCTTGCAAGATTATCAGTCTCGTTATAGTAATGTTGAAGCCGAAATGAATGGTCTCGGTGATGCCTCTAAGGCGACTTTAGATCATGTTAAAACACAGTATGACGCGGCCAATGAAAAGTATCAACAAGCTTATAAACAATTAACCACAACAGAACAGGAATACGAACGAAAGAAACAACGTTACCAATGGACGAATGAACGTGACGCGTTACAAGAGAAACAAACGTCTCTTCTTGAGCAGCAAAAGAAGATCGAGACCCTGAAGCATTCGCTATCGCAAGCTGAAGAGGCGGAACAGCTTAAGCCCTACGTGCAAGATGTCGATCATATCAACGAGGAAATAAAACAATTAGAACAAGATATGCGTGCTTTAGAAAGGGAATATCAACACAGAAAGACGCAAGAACAGGAATCGTCGAAGCAGTTTACCGAAGCTCGCGACAGGCGCTCAGAACAGGAACCACAACTGCAGGCAACCATTCAGCAATTGAACCAAGCGCAGCAGATCGCGCATGAGCTTACTGTTAATCAACGAACACTGTCCGATGAGCAGCAAAAGTTGACGGCTTTAGATAAAACAGTAGACAGCTATCAAAAACGATATGACAGCAAGCAACAAGCGTTGGATGAAGCGAATCGCAAAGTCAAACAGATTCAAGATGCTATCCAAAAGGCGGCCATCACTCCTGAACACAGGGAACATCTGCGCCAAGCGTCGGAAGATAGGAAGGCGATCATGGCGCTGAAAGAGCAATATACGGCACTCAAAAAAGACAAGCATCAATATGAGGAACAACTGACCGCGCTGGATCAGACCATTCGTCAGTATCAGAAACAGCTTGAATCGAGTGCTGCTGAGTTAACTCGAGTTTACGACCGTTGTTTGAACCTCTACCATTCTGTCGCGAACACCCAGGAACAATTGCTTGTGGATAAGGATTGGATTGGACAAAGGAGACATATTGATCAACAACAGGCCGATAAGGTGAAAGAGAAGCACCTTGTCACCCAACTCATCCATAGATTACAAGACGGTGAACCTTGTCCAGTTTGTGGTGCCGAGCATCATCCAGATCCAGCTCATGTTGATGAAGAAAGTAGGGATATAGAGAGTCTATTAGAACGATTAGAAGAGGCGGATCGCTATACCACCAATATAAATGAAGTCTTACCTAAGTTGGAAGCTCTTAAAGAGCGACTGGAAGATATGGCCCAACAATTAACAGATATAGACGTCAATGCTTCTCAAGATACACATGCAGCTGCTGCTGATGATGACGATGAATCCCCCTACTCACATCGGGATCGGGTGAACCATGCACAAGGTTTGTTGGATCAATTTAAGCCATTGCAGCAAGATGTGTTGCAATTGAATGAACAACTGAAGACAGTCTATCAACAGGAACAGCATCATCGACAAGGTCTAACATCAACAGAAACCAAGCGACAAACAGTGGCAGTTGAGGAGGAGAAAGTTCAGGCTAAGTTGGTGGAACTCAAAGACATTAGCCTTTCTCGATTTAAAACATGGCAAGAGCAATATGGTTATACTTCGTTTGATGAGCTTGATGAAGACTTGCAGACGGTACAAAAACAAGACGCCCGTCACGAACAGTTGCAAAAACAACTGCAAGACACCCAAAATCATGTTGAACAAGAACGCCAAGCGTTGGATGATGTTACACGTGCGAAAAATCAAGCAACGTCTGAACGGACGGGTATGGCAACACGCATTGAAGAAATAGAGAAGACTATCGTTCAACAAACGGAGCGGTACGAGGCCCTAACAGCGACGCCTGTCGCTGATCTGGAACAAGTGCTCACTGATACGAAACAATCCGTTGAACAAATGAAACAACGGGAACAATATACTTATGAACAGTGGCAGGAAGCGCAACAACAACGGTTTGCCGCCGAAAAATCTTATTCCAATCAAAAGAGTGCCTATGACGATGCACTGAAACGAAAAGAAGCCCATGATCAAAAGCTTATACAGGCTTTGAAAGCAGGTGGATTTGCCAGCCGCTCAGATGCCGAAACGGTGATGCTCTCCGAACAAGATAAAACGAGTATGAAACAACAGATTGAAGCCTATGAAAAAGAGTGGCACGTCGTTCAGTCGGAATTAAAAAAGCAGGATGATCTGTTGGGGCATGAACGCATCACCCAAGAGCAATTTACAGAGGTCAGTGAGCGACTTGAAACCTTAAAATCTGAGTATGCCACCATCGGACAAGATGTAGCGACTTTAAAAAGTGAATGGGAGCGATTGTCCGAAAAGCATCAAAGGTATCAAGAATTAGAAACACAGAAACGCGAGTTAGAGCAGCAATTAGATCAAATTAAACAATTGCAATCGATTTTTAAGGGCAATAGCTTTGTCGAATATATCGCTCAAGAACAGTTGATGCATATCAGCCGTGACGCGTCACAGCGTTTGGGTCAACTCACGCGCCAACGTTACGCGTTGGAAGTGGATGTCGACGGCGGGTTTATTATCCGCGATGATGCTAACGGCGGTATTCGCCGACCGGTATCATCTCTATCAGGCGGGGAAACCTTTTTAACATCGCTCGCCCTGGCATTAGCGCTCTCAGGCCAGATCCAGCTACGCGGCGAAACGCCACTACAATTTTTCTTCCTAGATGAAGGGTTTGGTACCCTGGATCATGAATTGCTCGATACTGTTGTCACCGCCTTGGAAAAATTACAAACAAATAATATGGCGATTGGTGTCATCAGTCATGTTCCTGAACTGCAGCAACGTTTACCACGTAAACTTGTGGTTCATCCCTCTGAACCCTCCGGACGCGGGACACAAGTCGAACTCGCTGTATTATAA
- a CDS encoding exonuclease SbcCD subunit D, which translates to MRLLHTADWHLGRTLEGRSRHQEQVDVLTEICQIAEDEQVDAVLMAGDVFDTVNPPAESETLFYETVKRLSADGERPVLIISGNHDSPARLQAARPLAAIHGVELIGQPVPQPVQIPVRTGEVLVLSPVPYPSESRLNECLSQLNDDRVLQTAYNERVSYLFHEHAHTFREDTVNIVMSHLFMAGGSESDSERPIQVGGAYTVTSDALPGVAQYTALGHLHRPQTIRKDEQPVRYAGSPLAYSFSEAHQPKSVTMIDVVPGGSAEWKEVYLSSGKPLVKWQATGGMDDVYRWLEEGRDANAWIDLEVTVTESPSIQEIQNIRRWHQGIVHIRPVFVGNQVPMDDDTVNPEQLPLDDIFKRFYKKQTGGGEPDEALTELFLELVHETDEDHHD; encoded by the coding sequence ATGCGTTTATTGCATACGGCCGATTGGCATTTGGGACGGACGCTTGAAGGGCGGTCACGTCATCAGGAGCAAGTTGATGTTTTAACAGAAATCTGCCAAATCGCCGAGGATGAACAGGTTGATGCTGTACTCATGGCTGGTGACGTGTTTGATACCGTCAACCCCCCAGCCGAGTCGGAAACGTTGTTTTATGAAACGGTCAAACGGCTGAGCGCCGATGGTGAGCGTCCTGTATTGATTATTTCCGGTAATCATGATAGTCCCGCACGTCTGCAGGCAGCACGACCACTTGCGGCCATCCACGGCGTTGAGTTGATTGGGCAACCTGTCCCACAGCCCGTGCAGATCCCGGTTCGGACAGGGGAAGTGTTAGTGTTAAGCCCTGTTCCTTACCCGTCCGAAAGCCGATTAAATGAATGTCTTAGTCAACTGAATGATGATCGTGTCCTGCAAACGGCTTACAACGAACGGGTCAGCTATCTGTTTCATGAACATGCTCATACGTTTCGCGAGGACACCGTTAATATTGTCATGAGCCATCTTTTTATGGCCGGTGGCAGTGAATCCGATTCAGAACGTCCCATACAGGTTGGTGGGGCTTATACGGTTACGAGTGACGCTCTGCCCGGGGTGGCTCAATATACAGCCTTGGGACATCTCCATCGGCCGCAAACGATAAGAAAGGATGAACAGCCGGTGCGCTATGCCGGTTCACCGCTGGCTTATAGCTTCAGTGAAGCTCACCAGCCGAAGTCGGTAACGATGATTGATGTGGTCCCTGGAGGCAGTGCTGAATGGAAGGAAGTTTATTTATCTTCAGGCAAACCCCTTGTGAAGTGGCAAGCGACAGGTGGTATGGACGATGTTTATCGATGGTTGGAAGAAGGGCGCGACGCTAATGCCTGGATTGATTTGGAAGTGACTGTCACGGAATCTCCGTCCATTCAGGAAATCCAGAACATCCGTCGCTGGCATCAAGGTATCGTTCATATACGACCCGTGTTTGTCGGCAACCAAGTGCCTATGGACGATGACACGGTGAATCCGGAGCAATTGCCGCTTGACGATATCTTTAAGCGATTTTATAAAAAACAAACCGGCGGTGGAGAGCCGGATGAAGCGCTCACGGAGCTGTTTTTAGAATTGGTTCATGAGACGGATGAAGATCATCATGATTAG
- the addA gene encoding helicase-exonuclease AddAB subunit AddA, with protein MTTVTKINKPAESIWTDEQWRAISEDGQNMLVAAAAGSGKTAVLVERIINKIAREDAPEDVDRLLIVTFTNAAAAEMKTRIGQALDQALALNPGSLHLRRQLTLLNKASIMTSHSFCLSVVRKYYHQLDLDPAFRIADETEVELIREEVMEELLETYYGGEKQALFYELVDRYTNDRSDAEMQAHITRLFNFSMSHPWPDRWLDELAGAYQIDETTTPEDLPWIPPLKNDIRRKLDGMIAMIDQAEMIADQPGGPTPYLANLSDDKLLIRQLRDSCEQHWQDMYEQFSAVSFGRLKACKGEEYDGHLIDQVKAMRDQYKKEVNKLKEEMFTRSPDEQLDDLNTMQPFINLLVELVKDFKAKYEAAKKKKAVVDFNDLEHYCLRILRGEQAEPGFEHPSDIARQYRAQFSEVLVDEYQDTNMVQETILQLVSHDEHEGGGNMFMVGDVKQSIYRFRLAEPTLFMTKYKQFKDEQTSGERIDLSRNFRSRTEVIDATNDVFKQVMDEAVGEIDYDSDAELKMGANYPQGARPGELLLIDRGEAAEDDDQQMEDYQTAELEAHRIAGEIQRLIGKTGEEPLEVYDKTIDRMRPAQYSDMTILLRAARNWAPVITDILTQKGIPAHAELSGGYFEAIEVSVMLSLLQTIDNPYQDIPLSAVLRSPMVGLTGNEMARIRVASKDTPYYTAVRQYADNHHDHLAETLSMFLTRLREWRDRARSGALADLIWQIYRETGYFDYVGGLMGGNQRQANLKALYDRARQYEATSFRGLFRFLRFVERLKDRGSDMGEARALSEQEDVVRVMTVHKSKGLEYPIVFVAGMSKPFNRMDLNQKALLHKNLGFGTKYIDPEQRLTRPTLPFVAIKYQMQQEMLAEEMRVLYVALTRAKEKLYLTATMKDAAKTVQTWERMLAEQDWLLPEHERRMAKSYLDWLGPALVRHPDVEALRQLMNDQPTLGTVLDFRSSWSVQLSAAKDVVNEDTVDDDESEILSRLQAWQPVDSASAYQDELARRLEWREAHQDASSHMAKQTVTEIKRQQEITAGIDSDDQFIRRFRDPIAERPRFLQKDRVSAAEVGTATHALMQHISLAQEPSKEGINREIQQLVKRELLTDEEAEAIDTDRVFAFFQQPIGQKLLQAKRVERELPFSLTMNASEAYATWQHPQEEPVLVQGVIDCLIVEEDGITLLDYKTDAITERFSSIEEAETLMKQKYGVQLRMYCRAIEQIWQQPVKIAGLYFFDGGHYFQM; from the coding sequence ATGACGACGGTGACCAAAATCAATAAACCGGCGGAGAGCATATGGACCGATGAACAGTGGCGGGCCATTAGTGAAGACGGACAAAATATGCTCGTGGCTGCCGCGGCAGGCTCGGGAAAAACAGCCGTCCTTGTTGAACGGATCATTAATAAAATTGCCCGGGAAGACGCACCTGAGGATGTGGACCGGCTGCTGATTGTGACATTTACAAATGCTGCCGCCGCAGAAATGAAGACGCGGATTGGTCAGGCATTGGATCAAGCGTTGGCACTAAACCCCGGTTCACTTCATTTGCGCCGGCAATTAACGTTATTGAATAAAGCATCGATTATGACGTCGCACTCGTTCTGCCTTTCTGTTGTACGTAAGTACTATCACCAGCTTGATCTCGATCCGGCGTTTCGCATTGCTGATGAGACAGAAGTGGAACTCATTCGTGAGGAAGTCATGGAGGAGTTGCTTGAAACCTACTATGGCGGGGAAAAGCAAGCTCTTTTTTACGAATTAGTGGACCGGTATACGAATGACCGTAGTGATGCGGAGATGCAGGCGCACATCACTCGTCTCTTCAATTTTTCTATGAGTCATCCTTGGCCTGATCGTTGGTTAGATGAGCTTGCAGGCGCTTATCAAATCGATGAGACGACAACGCCGGAGGATTTGCCTTGGATTCCGCCGCTAAAAAACGACATTCGCCGGAAACTTGACGGCATGATCGCCATGATTGATCAAGCTGAGATGATCGCCGATCAACCAGGCGGTCCAACGCCTTATCTAGCCAACCTTAGTGATGACAAGCTGCTGATAAGACAATTAAGAGATAGCTGCGAGCAACATTGGCAGGACATGTATGAGCAATTTTCCGCAGTTTCATTCGGACGGTTAAAAGCTTGTAAAGGTGAGGAATATGATGGGCATTTGATTGATCAAGTTAAAGCGATGCGCGATCAATATAAGAAGGAAGTTAACAAACTAAAGGAAGAAATGTTCACCCGTTCACCTGACGAGCAATTGGATGATCTCAACACGATGCAGCCGTTTATCAACCTATTGGTTGAGCTTGTGAAAGATTTTAAAGCGAAGTATGAAGCGGCGAAAAAAAAGAAGGCGGTCGTTGACTTTAATGATCTTGAGCATTATTGTCTACGGATTTTGCGCGGAGAGCAGGCTGAACCGGGGTTTGAGCACCCATCAGACATTGCCCGGCAGTATCGTGCTCAATTTTCGGAAGTTCTTGTTGATGAATATCAGGATACGAATATGGTTCAAGAAACGATTTTACAATTGGTGTCTCATGATGAACATGAAGGCGGCGGGAATATGTTCATGGTTGGCGATGTTAAACAGAGTATTTACCGTTTCCGCTTAGCTGAGCCGACGCTATTTATGACGAAGTACAAACAGTTTAAAGACGAACAAACGTCGGGAGAACGGATCGACTTATCCAGGAATTTTCGCAGCCGCACTGAAGTGATTGACGCGACCAATGATGTATTCAAACAAGTGATGGATGAGGCGGTTGGAGAAATTGACTATGATTCGGATGCCGAACTGAAAATGGGAGCGAACTATCCACAGGGGGCACGTCCTGGTGAGTTGCTCTTGATCGACCGGGGTGAAGCTGCTGAGGATGACGATCAACAAATGGAAGATTACCAGACGGCAGAATTAGAAGCGCATCGTATTGCAGGTGAGATCCAGCGTTTAATTGGCAAAACGGGTGAGGAGCCGCTTGAAGTTTATGATAAAACCATCGACAGGATGCGGCCGGCGCAGTACAGTGATATGACGATTTTATTACGGGCGGCTCGGAACTGGGCCCCGGTGATCACTGATATTTTAACGCAAAAGGGCATCCCGGCACATGCTGAACTCTCTGGGGGTTATTTTGAAGCGATTGAAGTGTCCGTCATGTTGTCACTCTTGCAGACCATCGATAACCCTTATCAGGATATCCCGTTGTCTGCTGTTCTGCGCTCGCCCATGGTCGGTTTGACAGGCAATGAAATGGCCCGGATCCGGGTGGCCTCGAAGGACACACCTTATTATACGGCGGTTCGACAATATGCTGACAATCATCATGATCATTTGGCTGAAACATTATCCATGTTTCTCACCCGATTGAGAGAATGGCGTGATCGGGCCCGCAGCGGGGCACTCGCTGATTTGATTTGGCAAATTTATCGTGAAACGGGGTATTTCGATTATGTCGGAGGATTAATGGGTGGCAATCAACGTCAAGCGAACTTAAAAGCTTTGTATGACAGAGCACGACAATATGAGGCGACATCGTTCCGCGGTTTGTTCCGGTTTTTACGCTTTGTGGAACGTCTAAAAGACCGGGGCAGTGACATGGGTGAGGCGCGTGCATTAAGCGAGCAGGAAGATGTCGTACGTGTGATGACGGTGCATAAGAGTAAAGGATTGGAATATCCGATTGTGTTTGTCGCTGGTATGAGCAAACCGTTTAACCGGATGGATCTGAATCAGAAAGCCCTTTTGCATAAAAATTTGGGATTCGGAACGAAATACATTGATCCTGAGCAGCGCTTGACTCGACCGACGTTACCTTTTGTAGCGATTAAATATCAAATGCAGCAGGAAATGCTCGCTGAAGAAATGCGGGTTCTATATGTCGCGTTAACCCGTGCGAAAGAAAAACTGTATTTAACCGCAACTATGAAAGATGCCGCTAAGACGGTGCAGACATGGGAGCGGATGTTGGCTGAACAAGATTGGCTTCTGCCTGAACATGAACGCCGGATGGCCAAGAGTTATTTGGATTGGCTAGGTCCAGCGCTCGTCAGACATCCAGATGTTGAAGCATTACGGCAGCTAATGAATGATCAGCCAACACTTGGCACTGTGCTTGACTTTCGATCATCGTGGTCAGTTCAGTTATCGGCAGCCAAGGATGTCGTCAATGAAGACACGGTGGATGATGATGAATCGGAAATTTTGTCACGTCTTCAAGCATGGCAACCGGTTGACTCGGCGTCAGCTTATCAGGATGAACTCGCCCGGCGGCTAGAATGGCGGGAAGCGCATCAAGATGCCAGCTCCCATATGGCGAAGCAGACAGTGACTGAAATTAAGCGGCAACAAGAGATCACTGCAGGCATCGATTCGGATGACCAGTTTATTCGCCGTTTCCGGGATCCAATTGCTGAACGTCCCCGGTTTTTACAGAAGGATCGCGTATCAGCGGCTGAGGTGGGGACCGCCACCCATGCTTTGATGCAGCATATTTCTTTAGCCCAGGAGCCCAGTAAAGAAGGGATCAATAGGGAGATTCAACAATTGGTCAAGCGCGAATTATTGACGGATGAAGAAGCGGAAGCCATTGATACTGACCGTGTGTTTGCCTTTTTCCAGCAACCCATTGGTCAAAAATTGTTGCAAGCTAAGCGGGTTGAACGCGAGTTACCGTTTAGTTTGACGATGAATGCCTCGGAAGCTTATGCGACTTGGCAGCATCCCCAGGAAGAGCCGGTGCTCGTTCAAGGAGTGATTGATTGTCTGATTGTTGAAGAAGACGGGATCACGTTGCTAGATTATAAGACGGATGCCATTACGGAACGGTTTTCGTCAATTGAAGAAGCCGAAACACTTATGAAGCAAAAATACGGTGTCCAACTGCGCATGTACTGCCGGGCCATCGAACAAATTTGGCAGCAACCCGTAAAAATAGCCGGTCTCTATTTCTTTGATGGGGGTCACTATTTTCAAATGTAA